A genomic stretch from Eubacterium sulci ATCC 35585 includes:
- a CDS encoding cation-transporting ATPase — translation MKVTLKVEGMSCSMCEAHICETIRKVVPDAKKVKASKRKGTATFVTDDSLNEGNLAKAIEETGYTCTGMDVE, via the coding sequence ATGAAAGTAACTTTGAAAGTAGAAGGAATGTCATGTAGCATGTGTGAGGCACATATATGTGAAACTATTAGAAAGGTAGTTCCAGATGCAAAGAAGGTGAAGGCATCAAAGCGTAAAGGGACGGCGACCTTTGTAACGGATGACAGTCTGAACGAAGGTAATTTGGCCAAGGCTATCGAGGAAACCGGTTACACATGTACAGGCATGGATGTCGAGTAG
- a CDS encoding DNA methylase produces the protein MRMSKTYISIDLKSFYASVECMERGLDPLNTNLVVADASRTQKTICLAVSPSLKAYGIPGRARLFEVEQKVKEANARRQTRAPKNILDGKSVFATELNENPCLAIDYIAAKPRMALYMSKSTQIYDVYLRFIAPEDIYAYSVDEVFIDASGYLKTYGLNAHDFARLLVREVFKETGITATAGIGPNLYLCKIAMDIGAKHTEADADSVRIAELDEYSYRRLLWDHRPITDFWRVGRGYAKKLAKKSIFTMGDIARCSLGTSSDYYNEDLLYKMFGVNAELLIDHAWGYEPCTLAEVKSYRPQRKSLVSGQVLQNAYTYEKTRIVVREMMELLALDLVDKGLLTNQIVLTVGYDIENLSDPERRKAYKGEITVDGYGREVPKHAHGTGNLPFSTASTKLTTDCVLEVFDRVVDESLLTRRISITANNLVLESEYKRESEVASAEPEQISMFDMLAGGGAPQEREPASSKDNSSYSERGEEKPRNSVVAESISGSAANDKSEDTLEKEKQVQEAMLKIKKRFGKNAILKGTNLQEGATAKERNAQIGGHKA, from the coding sequence ATGAGGATGAGCAAGACATATATTTCCATAGACCTAAAGTCATTCTATGCCTCCGTAGAATGCATGGAGAGAGGGCTAGATCCTCTTAATACCAACCTGGTAGTAGCTGATGCATCGCGCACCCAGAAGACTATTTGTCTTGCAGTGTCTCCCTCGCTTAAGGCCTACGGGATTCCAGGCAGAGCTAGACTTTTTGAGGTTGAACAGAAGGTCAAGGAGGCTAATGCGAGGAGGCAGACGAGGGCACCTAAGAATATCCTTGACGGCAAGTCTGTATTCGCTACTGAGCTAAACGAGAACCCCTGCCTTGCTATTGACTATATAGCGGCTAAACCTAGAATGGCTTTATACATGAGCAAAAGTACGCAGATTTACGATGTGTACCTTAGATTTATTGCTCCCGAGGATATCTATGCTTATTCAGTAGATGAGGTTTTCATTGATGCGAGTGGATATCTTAAGACCTATGGGTTAAACGCACATGATTTTGCAAGGCTTCTGGTTAGGGAGGTTTTTAAGGAGACTGGGATTACAGCAACTGCAGGCATAGGTCCTAATCTCTATCTGTGCAAGATAGCGATGGACATAGGAGCTAAGCATACAGAGGCAGATGCTGATAGTGTTAGAATTGCTGAACTAGACGAATACTCGTATAGGAGACTCCTTTGGGATCATAGGCCTATTACAGACTTTTGGAGAGTGGGCAGAGGCTATGCCAAGAAGCTCGCTAAGAAGAGCATATTTACTATGGGTGATATTGCAAGATGCTCACTAGGCACTAGCTCTGACTACTATAATGAGGATTTGCTTTATAAGATGTTCGGTGTCAACGCTGAGCTTTTGATTGACCATGCTTGGGGGTACGAGCCGTGTACTCTCGCCGAGGTTAAGTCCTATAGGCCGCAGCGTAAGAGTCTCGTTTCAGGACAGGTTTTACAGAATGCATATACCTATGAGAAGACTAGAATCGTAGTTAGAGAAATGATGGAGCTTCTAGCTCTTGATCTGGTAGATAAGGGACTTCTCACTAACCAGATAGTATTAACGGTAGGCTATGACATAGAGAATCTATCTGACCCTGAGAGACGAAAGGCTTATAAGGGTGAGATAACGGTGGATGGTTACGGAAGAGAGGTACCTAAGCATGCACACGGAACAGGTAATTTGCCATTCAGCACAGCATCTACTAAGCTCACAACAGACTGTGTTTTAGAAGTTTTTGATAGAGTTGTTGATGAGTCGCTTTTGACTAGGAGAATAAGCATAACGGCCAATAATCTTGTATTAGAGTCTGAGTACAAACGAGAGAGCGAAGTTGCTAGTGCAGAGCCTGAGCAGATAAGTATGTTTGATATGCTTGCAGGGGGAGGTGCGCCTCAAGAGAGAGAGCCTGCGTCCAGCAAAGACAATTCTTCATATTCGGAACGAGGAGAGGAAAAACCAAGGAATTCAGTGGTGGCTGAGTCTATTTCAGGCAGTGCAGCTAATGACAAAAGTGAAGATACACTAGAGAAGGAGAAGCAGGTTCAAGAGGCCATGCTCAAGATTAAGAAACGCTTCGGCAAGAACGCCATTCTAAAGGGCACCAATCTTCAGGAGGGCGCAACAGCAAAGGAACGTAACGCCCAAATTGGTGGGCACAAGGCTTAG
- a CDS encoding adenine deaminase gives MEMTIERLKERVKAGRGLVPAHKVIKGGMLVNVMSAEVYPADVAIYNEMIAAVGDVSDYIGEDTEIIDAKGRYLVPGMIDGHIHSECSKLSITSYAKAVVPRGTTSMVSGLDEYISVSGLEGLREIFEEVKQSPLKVFWGAPFKTPYTIPESTVAYNFTKETHEEVQKWDECYGVWETVREFVQEEDENTLGAIATAYNNRLPVFGCAPMARGNDLNGYLCGGVRLDHESYDHEEVVEKMRKGMHMLIRESSVTHFLEENIKAVTEVNPYFARRVSFCTDDVTATDVLNKGHLDNVVRLAMKAGVDAMTAIQMATINSAEAYHIDHLVGSICPGRIADILFVGSLDDFDVDEVMTNGKMVAKGHKLSYDLKAPERSSVLKGKLKCDLTTKADFEFKAPIEEGKVKVLSMDVKGPFVRKRRDVVLEVKDGIVQPDAGQDVVMVSVLERFGRNGNKSLAFASGWKLKKGAMASSAAPDDNNLVVMGASAEDMSIAANYLIEQGGGQVVVCDGEIMEFLPLPVGGIVTDLEPEEVAAREKLIDKAARDLGSDLPDPMMYMFFLPITAIPDYAITDAGPVDYVNLTTFDPIIEVVK, from the coding sequence ATGGAAATGACAATTGAAAGACTTAAGGAGAGAGTTAAGGCTGGCAGAGGACTTGTACCTGCACATAAGGTTATCAAGGGCGGAATGCTAGTAAATGTAATGTCTGCAGAGGTTTATCCTGCTGATGTTGCTATATATAATGAAATGATTGCTGCTGTAGGAGATGTTAGCGACTACATTGGCGAGGATACAGAAATTATCGATGCTAAGGGACGCTACCTAGTTCCTGGAATGATTGACGGGCACATCCACAGCGAGTGTAGTAAGCTAAGTATCACAAGCTATGCTAAGGCTGTAGTTCCAAGGGGTACAACAAGCATGGTTTCAGGTCTTGATGAATATATATCCGTTTCAGGACTTGAGGGACTTCGTGAGATTTTTGAGGAAGTGAAGCAGAGCCCGCTTAAGGTTTTCTGGGGCGCTCCTTTTAAGACTCCATACACTATTCCTGAATCAACTGTTGCATATAACTTTACTAAGGAAACTCATGAAGAAGTTCAGAAGTGGGACGAGTGCTACGGCGTTTGGGAGACCGTTCGTGAATTTGTTCAGGAAGAAGATGAGAACACTCTAGGCGCAATTGCTACAGCGTATAACAATAGGCTTCCAGTATTCGGATGTGCGCCTATGGCTCGCGGAAACGACCTAAATGGATATCTTTGCGGAGGAGTTAGACTCGACCACGAAAGCTACGACCACGAAGAGGTTGTAGAGAAGATGCGTAAGGGCATGCATATGCTGATTAGAGAGTCTTCAGTAACTCACTTCCTTGAGGAAAATATCAAGGCAGTTACAGAGGTTAATCCTTACTTTGCTAGAAGAGTCAGCTTCTGTACAGATGATGTTACAGCAACTGACGTTTTGAACAAAGGTCACCTAGACAATGTCGTTAGACTTGCTATGAAGGCTGGAGTTGATGCTATGACAGCTATTCAGATGGCGACAATAAACAGCGCTGAAGCTTATCACATCGACCACCTTGTTGGCTCAATTTGTCCAGGAAGAATCGCAGATATTCTCTTTGTTGGATCACTAGATGACTTTGATGTAGATGAAGTTATGACAAACGGAAAGATGGTTGCTAAGGGTCACAAGCTAAGCTACGATCTAAAGGCTCCAGAGAGAAGCTCAGTTCTAAAGGGCAAGCTAAAGTGTGATTTGACAACAAAGGCTGATTTTGAATTCAAGGCTCCTATAGAAGAAGGCAAGGTAAAGGTGCTTTCTATGGACGTTAAGGGTCCTTTTGTAAGAAAGAGAAGAGATGTAGTTCTTGAGGTTAAGGACGGAATTGTTCAGCCAGATGCAGGTCAAGATGTGGTAATGGTATCAGTTCTTGAGCGCTTTGGCAGAAATGGAAATAAGTCACTTGCATTTGCTTCAGGATGGAAGCTTAAGAAGGGTGCTATGGCATCATCTGCTGCTCCAGATGACAATAATCTAGTGGTTATGGGTGCTAGTGCAGAGGATATGTCAATTGCTGCTAACTATTTGATTGAGCAGGGTGGCGGACAGGTCGTTGTTTGCGACGGAGAAATAATGGAATTCCTGCCACTTCCAGTTGGCGGAATCGTTACAGATCTTGAACCTGAAGAGGTTGCAGCTCGTGAAAAACTCATTGATAAGGCGGCTAGAGACCTAGGTTCTGACTTGCCAGACCCAATGATGTACATGTTCTTCCTTCCAATCACTGCAATTCCTGACTATGCGATAACAGATGCAGGTCCTGTGGATTACGTTAATTTGACAACCTTTGATCCAATTATCGAAGTGGTTAAGTAA
- a CDS encoding GNAT family acetyltransferase — translation MYIRFEKGINKFNALLLCEWSNAKGKSFQEQWMGHMISYPLNYDKIKELENTFSIFYENKFIGMIQEIRIDKDNIHIGRFILDPRKTGFGLGTEAMKVFIKLIFRDKNIRSISLTVFNSNQRAKKLYDRLGFEIDETIEMPVLKYIMKKYR, via the coding sequence ATGTATATCCGCTTTGAAAAAGGGATAAATAAATTCAATGCTTTGCTTTTATGCGAATGGTCAAATGCAAAAGGAAAATCATTTCAGGAACAGTGGATGGGTCATATGATTTCTTACCCATTGAACTATGACAAAATAAAAGAGTTAGAAAACACATTTTCTATTTTTTATGAAAACAAATTCATTGGAATGATACAAGAAATTCGCATTGACAAAGATAATATCCATATAGGAAGATTTATTTTAGACCCCCGGAAAACAGGATTTGGCCTTGGTACAGAGGCAATGAAAGTATTTATTAAATTAATTTTTAGAGATAAGAACATCCGAAGCATTTCTCTAACGGTTTTTAATTCTAATCAAAGAGCAAAGAAACTTTATGATAGGCTTGGATTTGAAATTGATGAAACAATCGAAATGCCGGTATTGAAATACATTATGAAGAAGTACAGATAA